From the genome of Procambarus clarkii isolate CNS0578487 chromosome 53, FALCON_Pclarkii_2.0, whole genome shotgun sequence:
tggcgtgtgtggtggGCCGCCCCCAACCTGATGGACCCGCCCTGCCCACGCCCGTCCCCATCCTCCTCGACGAGAGAGTCCCCATCGACGCCCTCGGTGGCTATGGCTTCAAGTACGTATATTCTTTGTCACTAATATCGAGCatcattaaaaatatatatatatattataatatatatacgttCAGTTATAGTAGCCTATgcaaaaacctgttttgtaatttCCCAATTGTACATGGATTGTacttggatggggttctgggagttggtctactgcccaagcccggctcgaggccaggcttgacttgtgaagctTGATTAATTGTAAGTTTCACAgaccaattattattattagcatgtttattgacaaaattaattacaattttgcctaatctgaggatttcgattaagtcttattaaagtgaggaaaatgctggtattcactgttacgcaggacagagggtcatacacaagacaataggtctaaactgtaggcggaagtacatatatatcatagttacaatcaatgttttaatgtatggatatgtgaaaacaactttctattgtgcactgccacacaagggcagggatgggttcataagtgatgcagcttagaattaatataaataaaaaattgttcttcattctttaaaatggacaagcaaatttttggataaattgttaggatgtcgtccagaacacctgagtcaatgaaatagttacacagttggtggtacaataggccaggaggaagTCCTTTactgtttcacattcaacaatatagtgtcctAGTGAATGCGTTAAAGGTTTATCATAGAGTTTACAATcttagtattctggtagtggctcagcctcactaacctactagatgtgtctatagccaaggcgaattcgcgcaatgactacatcacattgcctggtccggttactgtgctgaccatggaaatacctattattacaaaacttgtcataacttttaatattgcagctttcaggtctctgggcatttcttagttcttctaaatctgtattaatttctttaatttgcatgtttctaataattgcattagatagtccaaagtcataatcaatgttttctttcctgcaagcctcattggccattcgatctacaaagtcatgttttccaactccaacatgggatgggatccacacaaaatttatacaagagttattatcattggcaaaaattacaatccatttaatattacaagctacattTTGATGACATGTATAAGTATGTACAATATTTCTCATCCAATAATGCGCTGGAGACTTTAATAGTAGCTTTGTCACGCAGGTTCCAGACAGGAGACGGATTGTCGTGGGCTGAGACAGCGTCTGCCAGCGGTCCTCTGAACGAGATCGTCCGCATTGGTCAGTACAGGTGAGTTATGACTCCTTCTGCGCCACCAGAAACTGCATCCTGGTGTTACACctgttgcctctgttcatctgacagtaaataggtacccaggagttgggCCATCTGTATTGGGTTTCATCCTAGGAAGTGGCTAGTCATTAGCAAGGGGACGATCTCGATAAACCTAGCAATAGGAAACTATGTACAGTAATAACGATGCGATTCCTATATTATATCATCACCTGTATTAGAAGCTTCGCTATGTTTTTTACGCTATCTTACCCCGGCAGTTTCACCCACCCTGACGGGACGCCCCACCTGTTGACCTACACGGCAGGCGCGGGCGGGTTCCAGCCCATCTCCGACCATCTgccaacacctcacccactcgAGCCCTGGCACCTTAAACAGGTACCTCACAAACAATGTTTATTGTATATACTTCCTATATTACTGGAATATCCGATGTATAAGCTAAATTATATTGACTAGCACAAATTACAACAAAATtacgatacattgcaagaaattaAATTTATTTTGTACTTCCAGATTGA
Proteins encoded in this window:
- the LOC123767244 gene encoding flexible cuticle protein 12; the encoded protein is MKTVVLVACCVACVVGRPQPDGPALPTPVPILLDERVPIDALGGYGFKFQTGDGLSWAETASASGPLNEIVRIGQYSFTHPDGTPHLLTYTAGAGGFQPISDHLPTPHPLEPWHLKQIEFAARQKAAAGSGESQEA